One stretch of Alphaproteobacteria bacterium DNA includes these proteins:
- a CDS encoding zinc ABC transporter substrate-binding protein, protein MRLSMAVFWLLLCPFQAMAASDAPKVLASIPPLHSLAAQVMAGAGSPELLMPAFASPHDFSLKPSDAKRLGQADLVLWVGPELEGFLVKPLVGLAAKEKVLRMSGIEGMTRHQLREGGPWGGHDHGHDAHDEMDGHLWLDIGNAKKLGEALAVKLATIDPARATLYLENAAALSVRLDQLDADLKRDLAPLAGKPFMVHHDATQYFERRYGLNGAGSVTLNEKQPSAKSVAALRRKISDLKVRCLFKEPQSQARLTEALAGEMHLRLGVLDDLGAGLAPGAELYERLLKGLAASFKGCLTAD, encoded by the coding sequence ATGCGTTTGTCCATGGCGGTCTTTTGGCTGCTACTTTGCCCATTTCAAGCCATGGCGGCGAGCGATGCACCCAAGGTCCTGGCCTCGATACCACCCCTGCATTCCCTGGCGGCCCAAGTGATGGCGGGGGCGGGAAGCCCCGAATTGCTGATGCCCGCTTTTGCCTCGCCCCATGATTTCAGCCTGAAACCGTCGGACGCCAAGCGCCTGGGGCAGGCCGATCTTGTGCTGTGGGTGGGGCCGGAGTTGGAAGGCTTCCTGGTCAAACCGCTGGTCGGACTTGCCGCCAAGGAGAAGGTTTTGCGAATGTCCGGCATCGAGGGCATGACCCGCCATCAACTGCGCGAAGGCGGCCCATGGGGCGGACATGATCATGGGCATGACGCGCATGACGAGATGGACGGCCATTTATGGCTGGATATCGGCAACGCCAAGAAATTGGGTGAGGCTTTGGCCGTCAAGCTGGCCACCATCGATCCGGCCAGGGCGACGCTGTATCTTGAAAATGCGGCGGCGCTGTCCGTCAGGCTGGACCAATTGGACGCGGATTTGAAGCGCGATCTGGCTCCGCTGGCTGGCAAGCCCTTCATGGTTCATCACGACGCTACCCAGTATTTCGAGCGCCGCTATGGCCTGAATGGCGCCGGTTCGGTCACGTTGAACGAGAAACAACCTTCGGCGAAATCGGTTGCCGCCCTGCGCCGCAAGATCTCGGATTTGAAAGTGCGATGCCTATTCAAGGAACCGCAATCACAAGCCCGTCTGACCGAGGCGCTGGCGGGCGAGATGCATCTGCGACTGGGCGTGCTTGACGATCTGGGGGCCGGGCTGGCGCCAGGAGCCGAACTGTATGAAAGACTTCTGAAAGGTTTGGCCGCCAGCTTCAAGGGCTGCCTGACGGCAGACTGA
- the znuC gene encoding zinc ABC transporter ATP-binding protein ZnuC, with the protein MPASPTLIEGRDLVLTYGAQLILDRVSLKVSPGEIVTVVGPNGAGKTTLLKILLGLALPDSGHVHSRPGLRIGYVPQKLDIAPTLPLSAKRFLQMAAPQGIGAIEAALERVGAPKILETPLLGLSGGELQRVLLARALLRNPELLVLDEPVRGVDLAGQADLYDLIAQLRTQMGLGVILVSHDLHLVMRATDEVLCLNGHVCCHGHPEAVSRHPEFVALFGPRVAETMALYPHHHDHVHK; encoded by the coding sequence ATGCCAGCTAGCCCCACCTTGATCGAGGGACGCGACCTTGTCCTAACCTATGGCGCGCAGCTTATCTTGGACCGGGTTTCGCTGAAAGTGTCGCCCGGCGAAATCGTGACAGTGGTGGGGCCGAATGGTGCGGGCAAAACCACCTTGCTGAAGATTCTGCTGGGTCTGGCATTGCCCGATAGCGGGCATGTTCACAGCAGACCGGGGCTTCGCATCGGCTATGTGCCGCAAAAACTCGACATCGCGCCGACCTTGCCGCTTTCCGCCAAGCGCTTTCTTCAAATGGCGGCACCGCAAGGCATCGGCGCCATCGAAGCCGCGCTGGAGCGCGTGGGCGCCCCCAAGATTTTGGAAACGCCGCTGCTTGGCCTTTCCGGCGGCGAATTGCAGCGGGTTCTATTGGCCCGCGCCTTGTTGCGAAACCCCGAATTGCTGGTGTTGGACGAACCGGTGCGCGGCGTCGATCTGGCGGGCCAAGCCGATCTGTACGATCTGATCGCGCAACTTCGCACGCAAATGGGGCTTGGCGTGATTCTGGTTTCACACGATCTGCATTTGGTCATGCGGGCCACCGACGAGGTGCTGTGCCTGAACGGGCATGTTTGTTGCCACGGCCATCCGGAAGCGGTCAGCCGTCATCCCGAATTCGTGGCCCTGTTCGGACCCCGGGTGGCCGAGACCATGGCGCTCTATCCCCACCATCACGATCACGTTCACAAATGA
- the rpsI gene encoding 30S ribosomal protein S9: protein MAESLEKLSEMMAAKPAVAAAKPVYEQKLDKEGRAYATGKRKNAVARVWIKPGSGKVLVNDRAIEVYFARPVLRMLINQPFLITNRVNQYDVVCTVVGGGLSGQAGAVRHGISKALTGYEPALRPALKSGGFLTRDSRVVERKKFGRAKARRSYQFSKR from the coding sequence ATGGCCGAATCCCTTGAAAAGCTGTCCGAGATGATGGCCGCCAAGCCTGCCGTCGCCGCCGCCAAGCCGGTCTACGAGCAGAAGCTGGACAAAGAAGGTCGCGCCTATGCCACCGGCAAGCGCAAGAACGCCGTTGCCCGCGTGTGGATCAAGCCGGGTTCCGGCAAGGTTCTGGTCAACGACCGCGCGATCGAGGTTTACTTCGCTCGTCCGGTGCTGCGCATGCTGATCAATCAGCCCTTCCTGATCACCAACCGCGTCAATCAGTATGACGTGGTTTGCACGGTGGTCGGCGGCGGTCTGTCGGGTCAGGCGGGCGCTGTCCGTCACGGCATTTCGAAGGCCCTGACCGGCTATGAACCGGCTTTGCGTCCGGCCCTGAAGTCGGGTGGCTTCCTGACCCGCGACTCTCGCGTCGTCGAGCGCAAGAAGTTCGGCCGCGCCAAAGCGCGACGCAGCTATCAGTTCTCGAAACGTTAA
- a CDS encoding CopD family protein — MLVLAIGIHTMAAIVWVGGMFFAHVILRPAMGPMEPGERMALRGRLLPLFFKWVWISIIALFVTGYGVLYFGYDGLSGAGLHVRLMEGLGLVMMLLFGWMYFRPFKLFMQALKQADQKTALGEFDRIRRVVMVNLVLGMIVSVLGATGNFWG; from the coding sequence ATGCTCGTTCTTGCTATCGGCATCCACACAATGGCCGCCATCGTCTGGGTGGGCGGCATGTTTTTCGCCCATGTCATCTTGCGCCCCGCCATGGGGCCGATGGAGCCTGGCGAACGCATGGCGCTGAGGGGCCGTCTGCTGCCCCTCTTTTTCAAATGGGTGTGGATATCCATCATCGCCTTGTTCGTCACCGGCTACGGCGTGCTGTATTTCGGCTATGACGGACTGTCCGGGGCCGGGCTGCATGTCCGCTTGATGGAGGGGCTTGGGCTGGTCATGATGCTGTTGTTCGGTTGGATGTATTTTCGCCCCTTCAAACTTTTCATGCAGGCGCTGAAACAGGCCGATCAGAAGACGGCTTTGGGCGAATTCGACCGCATCCGCCGGGTGGTGATGGTCAATCTGGTTCTGGGGATGATCGTTTCGGTCTTGGGCGCTACGGGCAATTTTTGGGGATAG
- a CDS encoding GIY-YIG nuclease family protein, whose product MAGGWIYIMTNKPNGTLYVGVTNNLARRAWEHREGVADSFTKRYSLRRLVYAERHDDIRTALQREKNIKHWPRAWKVKLILDVNPDWKDLHDELA is encoded by the coding sequence ATGGCAGGCGGCTGGATTTACATCATGACGAACAAGCCGAACGGAACGCTCTATGTCGGAGTTACGAACAATCTTGCTCGTAGAGCTTGGGAACACAGGGAAGGCGTAGCTGACAGCTTTACGAAACGCTACAGCCTAAGAAGGCTTGTCTATGCCGAAAGGCATGACGATATCCGCACGGCCTTGCAGCGAGAAAAGAATATCAAGCACTGGCCGCGAGCATGGAAAGTCAAATTGATTCTGGATGTCAATCCTGATTGGAAAGATCTGCACGACGAACTAGCTTGA
- the sseA gene encoding 3-mercaptopyruvate sulfurtransferase — translation MDHAQHGYSHPEALVSTAWLEAHLADPNLRVIDATFFLAIQKRNAKEEYHDCHITGAQLFEIDDVCDPDSSLPHMLPSPERFADIVGKMGIGNDCHVVVYDATGMTSAAARVWWMFRVFGHDKVSVLDGGFPKWLREGRSVEEEAPPPAHERRSFKPFFRPHLVKGLQEMKANLQSKEEQMVDARPLARFKGETPEPRPVLKQGHIPGSKPMPFSIFFDKKTMTMLPADGLKQIFAEAGIDLSRPVISTCGSGVTACLPALAAFLLGYDQVSVYDGSWAEWGNLADAPAELG, via the coding sequence ATGGATCACGCGCAGCACGGTTATTCGCATCCCGAAGCCCTGGTTTCCACCGCTTGGCTGGAAGCCCATCTGGCCGATCCCAATCTGCGCGTGATCGACGCCACCTTCTTCCTGGCCATCCAGAAGCGCAACGCCAAGGAGGAATATCACGATTGCCACATCACCGGCGCGCAATTGTTCGAGATCGATGACGTGTGCGATCCTGACAGTTCGCTTCCCCATATGCTGCCCAGCCCCGAGCGCTTCGCCGATATCGTGGGCAAGATGGGAATCGGCAATGATTGCCATGTGGTGGTTTATGACGCCACCGGCATGACCAGCGCCGCCGCTCGCGTCTGGTGGATGTTTCGCGTCTTCGGCCACGACAAAGTGTCGGTGTTGGACGGCGGATTTCCCAAATGGCTGCGCGAAGGCCGCTCGGTCGAGGAAGAGGCGCCGCCGCCCGCCCATGAACGCCGCTCGTTCAAGCCGTTCTTTCGCCCCCATCTGGTGAAGGGGCTTCAGGAGATGAAGGCCAATCTGCAAAGCAAGGAAGAGCAGATGGTGGATGCCAGGCCGCTGGCCCGCTTCAAGGGCGAAACGCCCGAGCCGCGTCCGGTATTGAAGCAAGGCCATATTCCGGGCAGCAAGCCCATGCCGTTTTCGATCTTCTTTGACAAGAAAACGATGACCATGCTTCCCGCCGACGGCTTGAAGCAGATTTTCGCCGAAGCCGGGATCGATCTGTCCAGGCCAGTCATTTCCACCTGCGGCTCGGGCGTGACCGCCTGCCTGCCAGCGTTGGCCGCCTTCCTGTTGGGCTATGATCAGGTTTCCGTCTATGACGGCTCGTGGGCCGAATGGGGCAATCTGGCGGACGCGCCGGCGGAGCTGGGCTGA
- the metC gene encoding cystathionine beta-lyase codes for MSDLVRKKKPATIAVHAGRAVEAHQGAVNPPVYHVSTILYPDVATMEERGTRPFEGMTYGRFGTPTTFALEEAVCALEGGYRSVAAPSGLAAITLVLESFLKHGDHVLVTDSIYHPTRRYCDGHLKANGIETTYYDPLIGAGIADLIRPNTKLVFVEAPGSLTFEIQDIPAISAAAHKRGVVVAMDNTWATPLFFKPFEKGVDLSVQAATKYIVGHADAMMGMVTCANADLWQIIKMRAAALGLGVGAEEAYLALRGLRTLPVRLERHQETAILLATWLKRRPEVLRVLHPALQDDPGHKLWRRDFSGSCGLFAFVMKTKDKKDVDAFLDALQLFGLGYSWGGFESLAIPADPGIKRTVTGWDPGGLTIRLHAGLEDADDLIADLEQAFGRI; via the coding sequence ATGAGCGATCTTGTGAGAAAGAAAAAGCCAGCGACCATTGCCGTTCACGCCGGTCGCGCGGTCGAAGCGCATCAGGGGGCCGTCAATCCGCCGGTCTATCACGTCTCGACCATTCTCTATCCCGATGTCGCCACCATGGAGGAACGGGGAACCCGTCCCTTCGAAGGCATGACCTACGGGCGTTTCGGTACCCCCACCACCTTCGCCCTGGAAGAGGCTGTTTGCGCCTTGGAAGGCGGCTATCGTTCTGTCGCAGCGCCTTCAGGTCTGGCCGCCATCACGCTGGTGTTGGAAAGTTTCCTGAAACATGGCGACCATGTGTTGGTGACCGATTCCATTTACCATCCGACGCGGCGCTATTGCGACGGGCATTTAAAGGCGAACGGCATCGAGACCACTTATTACGATCCCCTGATCGGGGCGGGCATCGCCGATCTCATCCGTCCCAACACCAAACTGGTGTTCGTGGAGGCGCCGGGTTCGCTCACCTTCGAAATCCAGGACATTCCGGCCATCTCGGCGGCCGCCCACAAAAGGGGCGTCGTGGTGGCAATGGACAATACCTGGGCCACGCCATTGTTCTTCAAGCCCTTCGAGAAGGGCGTCGATTTGTCGGTGCAGGCGGCGACGAAATATATCGTGGGTCATGCCGACGCCATGATGGGAATGGTCACCTGCGCCAATGCCGATTTGTGGCAGATCATCAAGATGCGCGCCGCAGCACTTGGGTTGGGCGTAGGGGCGGAAGAGGCTTATCTGGCCCTGCGCGGCCTGCGCACCTTGCCCGTGCGCCTTGAACGCCATCAGGAAACGGCGATCTTGTTGGCGACCTGGCTGAAGCGCAGGCCCGAGGTTCTGCGCGTGCTGCATCCCGCCCTGCAGGACGATCCCGGCCACAAATTGTGGCGGCGCGATTTTTCAGGCAGTTGCGGCCTGTTCGCTTTCGTGATGAAGACGAAGGACAAAAAAGACGTCGACGCCTTTCTGGACGCGCTTCAACTGTTCGGGCTTGGCTATTCCTGGGGCGGTTTCGAAAGTCTGGCCATTCCCGCCGATCCGGGCATCAAGCGCACGGTCACCGGTTGGGATCCGGGCGGGCTGACCATTCGCCTGCATGCCGGACTGGAAGACGCCGACGACTTGATCGCCGATCTGGAACAGGCGTTCGGAAGGATTTGA
- a CDS encoding cysteine synthase A, translating to MEIRDGLIAAIGNTPLIRLRKISEATGCDILGKAEFLNPGGSVKDRAALALVRDAEAKGLLKPGGTIVEGTAGNTGIGLALVGNALGYRTVIVMPETQSQEKKDMLRLCGADLRLVPAVPYSNPENYVHVSGRLAQELGGFWANQFDNVANREGHRLTTGPEIWEQTEGKLDAFVAAVGTGGTLAGVGLALKERNPKIRIVLADPMGAALYNWYAKGEMKAEGGSITEGIGQGRITKNLEGAPIDDWVQIQDAEALPVLFDLVTDEGLLLGGSTAINVAGAIRVAKKLGPGHRVVTVLCDGGQRYQSKLYNPVFLKERGLPVPGWL from the coding sequence ATGGAAATTAGAGACGGTCTGATTGCGGCCATTGGCAATACGCCGCTCATCCGCCTTCGGAAGATCAGCGAAGCCACCGGCTGCGACATTTTGGGCAAGGCGGAATTTCTGAATCCCGGCGGTTCGGTCAAGGATCGGGCGGCTCTGGCGCTGGTGCGCGATGCCGAGGCCAAGGGACTGTTGAAGCCCGGCGGAACCATCGTGGAAGGAACGGCGGGCAATACCGGCATCGGTCTGGCTCTGGTCGGCAACGCCTTGGGATATCGCACCGTGATCGTGATGCCGGAAACGCAAAGCCAGGAGAAAAAGGACATGCTGCGCCTGTGCGGCGCCGATTTGCGTTTGGTTCCGGCGGTGCCCTACAGCAACCCTGAAAATTACGTCCATGTCTCGGGCCGTCTGGCCCAGGAGCTTGGCGGTTTCTGGGCCAATCAATTCGACAATGTCGCCAACCGGGAAGGCCATCGGCTGACCACCGGGCCTGAGATATGGGAACAGACAGAAGGAAAGTTGGACGCTTTCGTGGCGGCTGTCGGCACCGGCGGCACGCTGGCGGGCGTCGGTTTGGCCCTTAAGGAGCGCAATCCGAAAATTCGCATCGTGCTGGCCGATCCGATGGGGGCCGCCCTGTATAACTGGTATGCCAAGGGCGAGATGAAGGCCGAGGGCGGTTCGATCACCGAGGGAATCGGCCAGGGCCGCATCACCAAAAATCTGGAAGGCGCTCCGATCGACGATTGGGTGCAAATACAAGACGCGGAAGCGCTGCCGGTTCTGTTCGATCTGGTGACCGACGAAGGGCTGCTGCTGGGCGGCTCGACGGCCATCAACGTGGCGGGCGCCATTCGGGTGGCGAAAAAGCTGGGGCCAGGACATCGGGTCGTGACTGTTCTGTGCGACGGCGGCCAGCGCTATCAAAGCAAGCTATACAATCCCGTTTTCTTGAAAGAGCGCGGATTGCCGGTTCCCGGATGGCTGTGA
- a CDS encoding gamma carbonic anhydrase family protein, which yields MQGLIMPFKGRMPKLGDNVFIAPTASVIGDVEIGANSSIWFGVTVRGDVHEVRIGANTNIQDGSVVHVTGAKFGTYIGSNVTIGHNAIIHACTLEDGAFVGMGAIILDGAVVEGGSMVAAGAVVTPGKRVKRGEMWAGSPAKLMRAISEEEIAAFAWSAPHYVELAGDYLAEAKTR from the coding sequence ATGCAGGGTTTAATCATGCCCTTCAAGGGGCGCATGCCGAAATTGGGCGACAATGTTTTCATCGCTCCCACCGCGTCCGTGATCGGCGATGTCGAGATCGGGGCCAATTCCAGCATTTGGTTTGGCGTGACCGTGCGCGGCGACGTGCATGAGGTGCGCATCGGCGCCAACACCAACATCCAGGATGGATCGGTGGTGCATGTCACCGGGGCCAAATTCGGCACATATATCGGCTCCAACGTCACCATCGGCCACAACGCCATCATCCATGCCTGCACTTTGGAAGACGGCGCTTTCGTCGGCATGGGGGCGATCATTCTGGATGGGGCGGTGGTCGAGGGCGGATCGATGGTGGCTGCGGGCGCCGTCGTCACGCCCGGCAAGCGCGTGAAACGGGGCGAGATGTGGGCGGGCAGCCCGGCCAAGCTGATGCGCGCCATATCGGAAGAGGAGATCGCCGCTTTCGCTTGGTCGGCGCCGCATTATGTCGAACTGGCGGGCGACTATCTGGCCGAAGCGAAGACGAGGTAG
- a CDS encoding ParA family protein yields the protein MTASILTIAQQKGGAGKSTLAAQLAVTYAQRGHKVGLIDVDPQGSLSAWFEARVERLGPEAGGIVLSRVSGWKLGNEIERMKKDLDLIVIDSPPHAETDARVSVRAARLVLVPVQPSPMDLWATKPTLELVSKEKSQALIVINRIPPKGRLPQAVLARLHEANLPMAKTMLGNRMAFASSMMDGLGVMEQTPRSPSAMAEIEALAKEIAKNLGLKF from the coding sequence ATGACGGCTTCCATTCTGACCATCGCGCAACAAAAGGGCGGCGCTGGGAAATCGACCCTGGCGGCGCAACTGGCCGTCACCTATGCCCAGCGAGGCCACAAGGTGGGTCTGATCGATGTCGATCCGCAAGGCAGTCTGTCGGCATGGTTTGAAGCGCGCGTGGAACGTCTGGGGCCAGAGGCGGGCGGCATCGTGCTGTCGCGGGTTTCGGGCTGGAAGCTGGGCAACGAAATCGAGCGCATGAAGAAAGATCTCGACCTGATCGTCATCGACAGTCCCCCGCATGCCGAAACCGACGCCCGCGTTTCGGTGCGCGCAGCCCGGCTGGTGCTGGTGCCGGTGCAGCCCAGCCCGATGGATTTATGGGCCACCAAGCCCACGCTGGAACTGGTGAGCAAGGAAAAAAGCCAAGCCCTGATCGTCATCAACCGCATTCCGCCCAAGGGCCGATTGCCCCAGGCGGTGCTGGCCCGTTTGCATGAAGCCAATCTGCCGATGGCCAAAACCATGCTGGGCAACCGGATGGCCTTTGCCTCCAGCATGATGGATGGGCTGGGGGTTATGGAACAGACGCCGCGCTCGCCTTCGGCCATGGCCGAGATCGAGGCTTTGGCCAAGGAAATCGCCAAAAACTTGGGGCTGAAATTCTGA
- a CDS encoding metal ABC transporter permease — MTGELDFLWRAALAALAVALIAGPLGCFVVWRRMAYFGDALAHASILGLALGFMLKIDLMAGVLAGGILFAVLLFALEKQKRLQSDTLLGILAHGSLAFGLCALALAPALNVDLQSLLFGDVLAVTTGDILWAWGGGVVVLAGLAILWRPLLSMTTHAELARVEGIAVERTRLLFLILMALTVAVAMKVLGVLLITALLVIPPASARPFARSPEQMAVIASAIGSASVLAGLYASLMIDLPAGPAIVAAATLFFAASMAFKRS, encoded by the coding sequence ATGACCGGCGAACTCGACTTTCTTTGGCGCGCTGCATTGGCCGCCCTGGCCGTGGCCCTGATCGCAGGCCCGCTGGGTTGTTTCGTGGTCTGGCGGCGCATGGCCTATTTCGGCGACGCCTTGGCCCATGCCTCGATCCTGGGCCTCGCCCTGGGATTCATGCTGAAGATCGACTTGATGGCGGGCGTTCTGGCGGGCGGCATTCTGTTTGCCGTTCTGCTGTTTGCCTTGGAAAAACAAAAGCGCCTGCAAAGCGACACGCTGCTGGGCATTCTGGCCCATGGCTCGCTGGCTTTCGGCCTGTGCGCGCTGGCCTTGGCGCCTGCCCTGAACGTGGATCTGCAAAGCCTTCTGTTCGGCGACGTGCTGGCGGTGACGACCGGAGACATTCTGTGGGCATGGGGCGGCGGCGTGGTCGTTCTGGCGGGCTTGGCCATTCTGTGGCGGCCCTTGCTGTCGATGACGACGCATGCGGAACTGGCCCGGGTCGAAGGCATTGCCGTCGAACGCACGCGCCTTTTGTTCCTGATCTTGATGGCGTTGACGGTGGCGGTGGCGATGAAAGTGCTGGGCGTGCTGCTGATCACCGCCCTGCTGGTGATCCCACCCGCCAGCGCGCGGCCCTTCGCCCGTTCGCCCGAACAGATGGCCGTGATCGCTTCGGCCATTGGAAGCGCTTCGGTGCTGGCCGGTCTTTACGCCTCGCTGATGATCGACCTGCCGGCCGGCCCCGCCATCGTCGCTGCCGCTACTCTATTCTTCGCGGCGTCGATGGCTTTCAAGCGGTCGTAA
- a CDS encoding transcriptional repressor, whose amino-acid sequence MPHRQAFPKPRHDHDRCIAKAMEAARQVCAIHGAQFTELRRQVLEIVWGSHAPIGAYEILSALTKNGRRPAPPTVYRALEFLLAHGLAHRIESKNAYVGCSHLHDDDRHSQFLICRACGQAVEACDPNLSQAIQRLAEESGFTLEGQTVELAGLCPACKDKDTHAS is encoded by the coding sequence ATGCCCCATCGCCAAGCCTTTCCAAAGCCTCGCCACGATCATGACCGCTGCATCGCCAAGGCGATGGAGGCCGCGCGCCAAGTCTGCGCCATCCACGGCGCGCAATTCACCGAATTGCGCCGCCAGGTGCTTGAAATCGTATGGGGCAGCCATGCGCCCATCGGCGCTTATGAAATTCTTTCTGCCCTGACCAAAAACGGACGGCGCCCGGCCCCGCCCACCGTTTACCGCGCCCTTGAATTTCTGCTGGCCCATGGCTTGGCGCATCGCATCGAAAGCAAGAACGCCTATGTCGGTTGCTCGCACCTGCATGACGATGATCGCCACAGCCAATTCCTGATCTGCCGCGCCTGCGGCCAAGCCGTGGAAGCCTGCGACCCCAACCTGTCCCAGGCCATTCAGCGCTTGGCCGAGGAGAGCGGCTTCACGCTGGAAGGCCAAACGGTGGAGTTGGCGGGTCTGTGCCCGGCCTGCAAGGACAAGGACACCCATGCCAGCTAG
- the nudF gene encoding ADP-ribose diphosphatase codes for MDGQERKVELVEKVTAYQGYFRIDRYKLRHSLFAGGLSGVMTRELFERGHAVGLLPYDPVKDAVVLIEQFRIGAYAHGWNPWLLEIVAGIIEEGESHADVARRETKEEAGIDVSDLVPVHHYLVSPGGATETCALYCGRVNSEHAAGIHGVGAEHEDIRVVVMSADEAIAKLEGGQVVNAAAVIGLQWLALKRPELRRRWLSCGC; via the coding sequence ATGGACGGGCAGGAACGCAAGGTCGAACTGGTCGAGAAGGTTACGGCTTATCAGGGGTATTTCAGGATTGATCGCTACAAGTTGCGCCACAGTCTGTTTGCGGGCGGGCTTAGCGGCGTCATGACCCGCGAATTGTTCGAGCGCGGCCATGCGGTGGGGCTGTTGCCCTATGATCCGGTCAAAGACGCCGTGGTGCTGATCGAACAATTTCGCATTGGCGCCTATGCGCATGGCTGGAATCCCTGGCTGCTCGAGATCGTTGCCGGAATCATCGAGGAAGGCGAAAGCCATGCCGACGTCGCAAGGCGGGAAACCAAGGAAGAGGCGGGGATCGATGTGAGCGATCTGGTGCCGGTTCATCACTATCTGGTCAGTCCCGGCGGCGCCACCGAAACCTGCGCGCTTTATTGCGGACGCGTCAATTCAGAACATGCGGCGGGCATTCACGGCGTCGGCGCCGAGCATGAGGACATCCGCGTGGTGGTGATGAGCGCCGACGAGGCGATCGCAAAACTGGAAGGCGGGCAGGTCGTCAATGCCGCCGCCGTCATCGGCCTGCAATGGCTGGCCTTGAAACGTCCCGAACTGCGCAGGCGTTGGCTTAGTTGCGGTTGCTAA
- a CDS encoding N-acetyl-gamma-glutamyl-phosphate reductase has protein sequence MMNAIDVAILGASGYTGAELVRFLANHPRFNIQALTADRKAGHSMSAVYPQLAQLSLPELVTIEQVNWDEIAAVFCCLPHATTQEVLAKVPAHVRIVDLSADFRLEDPQAYAKWYGHEHLALALQKEAVYGLTEIKRAEIQAARLVANPGCYPTCSLLPLIPLAEAGLIEEDDIVIDAKSGVSGAGRAAKEGSLFCEVTEGIHPYGVASHRHVAEIDQELSKAAGHSVTASFTPHLMPMSRGMLASIYVRTKDGVTAADIRDLLEKRYAGEAFVKILPKGGIPQTRHVRGSNLCVVGVAGDRVPGRVMIFSVIDNLVKGASGQALQNMNLMFGLPETMGLDLVPMFP, from the coding sequence ATGATGAACGCCATCGATGTCGCCATTCTTGGGGCCAGCGGCTATACGGGTGCCGAACTGGTGCGTTTTCTGGCCAACCATCCCCGTTTCAACATCCAGGCCCTGACCGCCGACCGCAAGGCGGGCCATTCGATGTCCGCCGTCTATCCGCAATTGGCGCAACTGTCTTTGCCCGAACTGGTCACCATCGAGCAGGTGAATTGGGACGAGATCGCCGCCGTCTTTTGCTGCCTGCCGCACGCCACCACGCAAGAAGTGCTGGCCAAGGTGCCCGCCCATGTGCGCATCGTCGATCTGTCGGCCGATTTCAGGCTTGAGGACCCGCAGGCCTACGCCAAATGGTATGGCCATGAACATCTCGCGCTGGCGCTTCAGAAGGAAGCGGTTTACGGCCTGACCGAGATCAAGCGCGCCGAAATTCAGGCGGCCAGACTGGTCGCCAATCCGGGCTGCTATCCCACCTGTTCGCTGTTGCCCCTGATCCCTCTGGCCGAAGCGGGGCTGATCGAGGAGGACGATATCGTGATCGACGCCAAGTCGGGCGTTTCGGGAGCGGGGCGGGCGGCCAAGGAAGGGTCTCTGTTCTGCGAGGTGACCGAGGGCATCCATCCTTACGGCGTCGCGTCGCACCGGCATGTGGCCGAGATCGATCAGGAGCTCTCGAAGGCGGCGGGCCATTCTGTAACGGCCAGCTTCACGCCGCATCTGATGCCGATGAGCCGGGGCATGCTGGCTTCGATCTATGTGCGGACCAAGGATGGCGTGACGGCCGCCGACATTCGCGACCTGCTGGAAAAACGCTATGCGGGCGAAGCCTTCGTGAAAATCCTGCCCAAAGGCGGCATTCCGCAAACGCGCCATGTGCGGGGATCGAATTTGTGCGTCGTCGGCGTGGCGGGCGACCGCGTGCCGGGGCGCGTGATGATCTTCTCGGTCATCGACAATCTGGTCAAAGGGGCCTCGGGGCAGGCTTTGCAGAACATGAATTTGATGTTCGGCCTGCCCGAGACCATGGGACTCGATCTGGTGCCGATGTTCCCATAA